In Streptomyces sp. P3, one DNA window encodes the following:
- the narJ gene encoding nitrate reductase molybdenum cofactor assembly chaperone, which yields MSPLPASIPALVRTRVRAAARRPARLTPEETAGRALTLRLVSLLLQYPDAELTSSRAELTAVVEAMPATPAAEHLARFTDWFAAQDPEALERHYVEMFDLRRRSSLYLTYYLHGDTRRRGMALLTLNQRYKAAGWDTDGGELPDHLPVVLEFAALAGPGGGEAPLRQHRRGLELIQHALTDADSPYGHVLAALLTLLPPPTEADRAAVAQLAAEGPPNEEVGLDPYGTYGEGEFAPPGTFVPPPAAPPTQVPPAPTSRTEGPR from the coding sequence GTGAGCCCCCTGCCCGCATCGATTCCCGCCCTCGTGCGCACCCGCGTCCGGGCAGCCGCACGCCGCCCGGCCCGGCTCACCCCCGAGGAGACGGCGGGCCGGGCGCTGACACTGCGGCTCGTGTCGCTGCTCCTGCAGTACCCCGACGCCGAACTGACCTCATCCCGGGCAGAGTTGACCGCCGTGGTGGAGGCCATGCCGGCCACGCCCGCGGCGGAGCACCTGGCCCGGTTCACCGACTGGTTCGCCGCACAGGACCCCGAGGCGCTGGAGCGCCACTACGTCGAGATGTTCGACCTGCGGCGCCGGAGCAGCCTCTATCTCACCTACTACCTGCACGGCGACACCCGCCGCCGGGGCATGGCCCTGCTCACCCTCAACCAGCGGTACAAGGCCGCCGGCTGGGACACCGACGGCGGCGAACTGCCCGACCACCTCCCGGTCGTCCTGGAGTTCGCCGCCCTGGCCGGACCCGGCGGCGGCGAGGCGCCACTGCGCCAGCACCGGCGCGGACTGGAACTGATTCAGCACGCGCTGACCGACGCCGACTCCCCGTACGGGCATGTCCTGGCAGCGCTGCTCACCCTGCTGCCGCCGCCCACCGAGGCCGACCGCGCGGCGGTGGCCCAGCTCGCCGCCGAGGGCCCGCCGAACGAAGAGGTCGGCCTCGATCCCTACGGGACGTACGGGGAGGGGGAGTTCGCTCCGCCGGGCACCTTCGTGCCGCCGCCGGCCGCCCCGCCGACCCAGGTGCCGCCCGCTCCGACCAGCCGTACGGAAGGCCCCCGATGA
- a CDS encoding response regulator transcription factor — protein MAEGEQSGPGDPIRVFLLDDHEVVRRGVHDLLNDEPDITVVGEAANVEQALVRVPALRPQVAVLDVRLPDGDGVTVCRELRSQMPELVCLMLTSFDDEEALLDSIMAGASGYVLKQIKGSDLVAAVRTVAAGQSLLDPSATARLMARLRQGQEPEPAPDSLPDLTEREREILALIGEGLTNRQIGQRLYLAEKTVKNHISRLLAKLGVERRIQAAVIATQAQDRLKHEGR, from the coding sequence ATGGCGGAAGGCGAGCAGTCCGGCCCCGGCGACCCGATCAGGGTCTTCCTTCTGGACGACCACGAGGTGGTACGGCGAGGGGTGCACGACCTGCTGAACGACGAACCGGACATCACCGTCGTCGGCGAGGCCGCCAATGTCGAGCAGGCCTTGGTACGCGTGCCCGCACTGCGCCCGCAGGTGGCGGTGCTGGACGTGCGCCTGCCCGACGGCGACGGTGTGACCGTGTGCCGGGAGCTGCGCTCGCAGATGCCCGAGCTGGTCTGCCTGATGCTGACCTCGTTCGACGACGAGGAGGCCCTGCTGGACTCGATCATGGCAGGGGCGTCCGGCTATGTGCTGAAGCAGATCAAGGGGTCCGACCTGGTGGCGGCCGTGCGCACGGTGGCCGCCGGCCAGTCCCTGCTCGATCCCAGCGCCACCGCCAGGCTGATGGCCCGGCTGCGCCAGGGCCAGGAGCCGGAGCCCGCGCCCGACTCCCTGCCGGATCTGACCGAGCGGGAGCGGGAGATCCTGGCCCTGATCGGCGAGGGACTGACCAACCGCCAGATCGGCCAGCGGCTCTACCTCGCCGAGAAGACGGTGAAGAACCACATCTCCCGGCTGCTGGCCAAGCTCGGTGTGGAGCGTCGCATCCAGGCCGCCGTCATCGCCACCCAGGCCCAGGACCGTCTCAAGCACGAAGGCCGCTGA
- the pflA gene encoding pyruvate formate-lyase-activating protein — MSTTVEPVTGRIHSWDLSTGVDGPGTRFVLFLSGCPLRCLYCANPDTWHLRDGERRTVDEVMAEIEKYRPFIATAGGGVTLTGGEALLQPTFTAGVFRRCKELGLHTALDTSGFLGARATDELLADTDLVLLDIKSFDIRTYRKLTGQDLSPTLDFATRLDRLGVPVWIRYVLVPGWTDDPAAVDGLGAFLAGLANVDRVDVLPFHKLGAHKYDALGIPFPLRDTATPDPDLTERVREQFREHGLRAL, encoded by the coding sequence GTGAGCACCACGGTCGAGCCGGTGACGGGCCGAATCCACTCCTGGGACCTGTCCACGGGAGTGGACGGTCCCGGGACCCGGTTCGTGCTGTTCCTCAGCGGCTGCCCGCTGCGCTGCCTGTACTGCGCCAACCCGGACACCTGGCACCTGCGCGACGGCGAGCGGAGGACCGTCGACGAGGTGATGGCCGAGATCGAGAAGTACCGGCCCTTCATCGCCACCGCCGGCGGGGGAGTGACCCTCACCGGCGGCGAGGCCCTGTTGCAGCCCACGTTCACGGCCGGGGTCTTCCGCCGCTGCAAGGAACTCGGTCTGCACACCGCCCTCGACACCTCCGGCTTCCTCGGCGCCCGCGCCACCGACGAACTCCTCGCGGACACCGACCTGGTCCTGCTGGACATCAAGTCCTTCGACATCCGCACCTACCGGAAGCTGACCGGCCAGGACCTCTCCCCGACGCTCGACTTCGCCACCCGCCTGGACCGGCTCGGCGTCCCGGTGTGGATCCGCTATGTCCTCGTGCCCGGCTGGACCGACGACCCGGCGGCCGTCGACGGGCTCGGTGCGTTCCTCGCCGGGCTGGCCAACGTCGACCGGGTGGACGTCCTGCCGTTCCACAAGCTCGGCGCCCACAAGTACGACGCGCTGGGCATCCCCTTCCCCCTGCGCGACACCGCCACGCCGGACCCGGATCTGACGGAACGGGTACGCGAGCAGTTCCGCGAGCACGGACTGCGAGCGCTCTGA
- the narI gene encoding respiratory nitrate reductase subunit gamma — translation MSAAPTPLAAASASGADLLLWVAVPYICLAVFAVGHVWRYRQDQFGWTSRTTQLLEHRWLRYGSPLFHLGAFMVIAGHVVGLAVPDSWTEAAGITEHAYHTTAVWAGSVAGIAMVAGLGMLSARRLLTRSIRLGTDRSDKLLFPLLTATVLLGITATAAHNVFGPGYDYRSTVSVWFRGLFVLQPHPEAIAGAPLLFQLHALSAFLLFAAWPFTRLVHVWSAPVGYLTRPYLVYRRRATPAPTAAGGTRSASGSRRAA, via the coding sequence ATGAGCGCCGCCCCCACCCCCCTGGCCGCAGCGTCGGCGAGCGGCGCCGACCTGCTGCTGTGGGTCGCCGTGCCCTACATCTGTCTCGCGGTGTTCGCCGTCGGACACGTCTGGCGCTACCGGCAGGACCAGTTCGGCTGGACCTCACGCACCACCCAGCTCCTCGAACACCGCTGGCTGCGCTACGGCAGCCCCCTGTTCCACCTGGGCGCCTTCATGGTGATCGCCGGACACGTCGTGGGACTCGCCGTCCCCGACTCATGGACCGAAGCCGCCGGCATCACCGAACACGCCTACCACACCACAGCCGTCTGGGCCGGCTCCGTCGCGGGCATCGCCATGGTCGCCGGACTGGGCATGCTGTCCGCACGCCGCCTGCTGACACGATCGATCCGGCTGGGCACCGACCGCAGCGACAAACTGCTCTTCCCCCTGCTGACCGCCACCGTCCTGCTCGGCATCACCGCCACCGCCGCCCACAACGTCTTCGGCCCCGGCTACGACTACCGCTCCACCGTCTCCGTCTGGTTCCGCGGCCTGTTCGTCCTGCAACCCCACCCCGAAGCCATCGCCGGAGCACCCCTGCTGTTCCAGCTCCACGCCCTGAGCGCGTTCCTGCTCTTCGCCGCCTGGCCCTTCACCCGCCTCGTCCACGTGTGGAGCGCCCCGGTCGGCTACCTCACCCGGCCCTACCTGGTCTACCGCCGACGGGCCACACCGGCTCCGACGGCAGCGGGCGGGACGCGGTCGGCGTCGGGCTCCCGGCGGGCCGCCTGA